In Kwoniella newhampshirensis strain CBS 13917 chromosome 2, whole genome shotgun sequence, one DNA window encodes the following:
- a CDS encoding 40S ribosomal protein eS19, which translates to MPGVRDISPESFIKAYSSHLKRSGKLEIPTWVDIVKTGPQKELAPYDPDWFYVRAAAVARHIYLRKHVGVGALAKLHGSKNRRGTRPTHHRDSATGVQRTVVQSLEKIGVLEAAPDGGRKISQDGMRDLDRIATAVLEAERAEEEEEEDDEEEEDDDEEEADDEE; encoded by the exons ATGCCCGGTGTCCGTGAtatcag CCCCGAGTCCTTCATCAAGGCTTactcttcccatctcaaGCGATCCGGTAAACTCGAGATCCCCACATGGGTCGACATTGTTAAGACCGGTCCCCAAAAGGAGTTGGCGCCTTATGACCCGGACTGGTTCTACGTGAGggctg CCGCCGTCGCCCGACACATCTACCTCCGAAAGCAcgtcggtgtcggtgcTCTCGCCAAGCTTCACGGTTCCAAGAACCGACGAGGTACCCGACCCACCCACCACCGTGACTCTGCCACCGGTGTGCAAAGGACCGTGGTCCAGTCtctcgagaagatcggtgTGCTCGAGGCTGCGCCCGATGGTGGACGAAAGATCAGCCAGGATggaat GCGAGACCTTGACCGTATTGCCACTGCTGTCCTTGAGGCTGAGCGAgccgaggaggaagaggaggaggacgacgaggaagaggaggacgacgacgaggaggaggctgacgacgaggagtAA
- a CDS encoding 60S ribosomal protein eL37 — MVRPSLILALLSSGKRHSKSHTLCRRCGQRSFHKQKHTCAQCGYPAAKLRSFNWGLKAKRRKTTGTGRMSHLKDVNRRFKNGFREGSSATKKSKPAASA; from the exons ATGGTACGTCCCTCGCTCATACTAGCTCTGCTTTCGTC CGGTAAACGACACTCCAAGTCACACACCCTTTGCAGGCGATGTGGACAGAGGTCTTTCCACAAGCAAAAGCACA CCTGTGCTCAGTGTGGTTACCCCGCTGCCAAGTTGAGGAGCTTCAACTGGGGTCTCAAGGCtaagaggagaaagactaC CGGTACCGGCCGTATGTCCCACCTCAAGGACGTCAACCGACGATTCAAGAACGGCTTCAGGGAGGGTTCTTCCGCCACCAAGAAGTCCAAGCctgctgcttctgcttAA